One Candidatus Binatia bacterium genomic window carries:
- a CDS encoding sulfatase-like hydrolase/transferase, whose protein sequence is MSDFHDSFVNGLPDSEITIAEALKVAGYSTGMVGKWHLGDYSHDRKYLPTRHGFDFYEGIPHSNDEFPVAYWRNEEQVTSAWIRST, encoded by the coding sequence ATGTCGGACTTCCACGATTCATTCGTCAATGGCCTGCCGGACTCCGAGATTACCATTGCCGAAGCGCTGAAGGTCGCCGGCTACAGCACCGGCATGGTGGGCAAATGGCATCTGGGCGATTACTCTCACGATCGGAAATACCTCCCGACGCGACACGGTTTCGATTTCTACGAGGGGATTCCCCACTCCAACGACGAGTTCCCGGTCGCCTACTGGCGCAACGAAGAGCAAGTCACGTCGGCCTGGATCAGGAGCACCTGA
- a CDS encoding sulfatase-like hydrolase/transferase: MAQRRASHVGLDQEHLTADFTKAAIQFIEANKDRPFFLYVAEKDVHVPFFPSKDFKGKSAAGPFGDATEELDGSVGEIIKALESRGLRENTLVVFTSDNGAWFDGSTQGLRGRKGMPFEGGRRVPMIASWPGTLPAGARVDAAAMNIDFFPTLLGLAGLDLPADRIIDGRDIWDLMTGRVTASPHDALFFFHDKVIDGVRSGPWKYYRYVNRYYWPVPFDKPSTLTGKRAQGYTYTDPKTGRTIHLLSDFPMLYDLRIDPGESYNVADRHPDERKRALRFIEDWERDFFANPRGWK, translated from the coding sequence CTGGCGCAACGAAGAGCAAGTCACGTCGGCCTGGATCAGGAGCACCTGACGGCGGATTTCACCAAGGCTGCGATCCAGTTCATCGAGGCCAACAAGGACAGGCCCTTCTTCCTCTACGTCGCCGAAAAGGACGTGCATGTTCCCTTCTTCCCGTCCAAGGATTTCAAGGGCAAGTCGGCTGCGGGACCCTTCGGCGACGCCACCGAGGAACTGGACGGCAGCGTCGGCGAGATCATCAAGGCGTTGGAATCGCGCGGCCTGCGCGAGAACACTTTGGTCGTGTTCACCAGCGACAACGGCGCCTGGTTCGACGGCAGCACGCAGGGGTTGCGGGGCCGCAAGGGAATGCCATTCGAGGGCGGGCGGCGCGTGCCGATGATCGCCTCCTGGCCGGGCACGTTGCCCGCGGGCGCGCGGGTGGACGCCGCCGCGATGAACATCGATTTCTTCCCGACGTTGCTCGGGCTGGCCGGGCTGGACCTGCCGGCGGATCGCATCATCGATGGACGCGACATCTGGGATTTGATGACGGGACGCGTAACCGCCAGTCCCCACGATGCCCTGTTCTTCTTCCACGACAAGGTGATCGACGGCGTGCGCTCGGGGCCCTGGAAGTACTACCGCTACGTCAACCGCTATTACTGGCCGGTGCCGTTCGACAAGCCGAGCACGCTCACCGGAAAGCGGGCGCAGGGATACACCTACACGGACCCGAAGACAGGTCGGACGATTCATCTGCTGTCGGATTTCCCCATGCTGTACGACTTGCGAATCGATCCGGGCGAATCGTACAACGTCGCCGACCGCCACCCAGACGAGCGCAAGCGCGCACTCAGGTTCATCGAAGACTGGGAGCGCGACTTCTTTGCCAACCCGCGTGGATGGAAGTAG